In Deltaproteobacteria bacterium, the genomic window AAAAACCGGAGTCAAAGCCAGTAGAAAACGAGCCGGGTGGGATAATGATTACCTGATGAGATTGCTCGTGACCTAAAATTTCATGCGATTGCCCTGGCCCTGGTCCGGCTCATCCGCCAAGACCGATCCTGGCCCACGGTGCTGGACAGGATCAAGCTCACGGACTGGATTGTCCTGCCTTTGCGCCGGAACAAATTCCCGGCCTTGAACACGATCAAGGAGTATATCGAAAAATTGACCCACATGCAGGGTCACGACGCCCTGACGGGTCTGGCCAACCGGCGCGGCTTCGATCAGGCGCTGGCCCTGGAAGTGGAGCGCAGCGCCCGCTTCAAGACCCCCCTGAGTCTGTGCATTTTGGACCTGGATGATTTCAAGGGCATCAATGACACGCATGGTCATCCATGTGGGGATAAAATTTTGCAGGCCATGGGTGAAATTCTGTTGACGGAGACCCGCATGATCGACGTGGCGGCTCGTATTGGCGGCGAGGAATTCGCGCTGTTGCTCCCCGGGACAGGTCTGGCCAGGGCCCAAAAACTTCTGGAGCGGGTACTCGAATCCATCCGGGCAGCCAGGGTTCGCTGTGGCGCCACGGAACTGGCTATCACGGCGTCCATGGGGGTCGCCAGCTACCGGGGCAAGGAAGTGCCGGACCCCGTCAAGCTCGTCGCGGAAGCGGACAAGGCCCTGTACCGCGCCAAACACGCCGGAAAAAACCGTTTGGAATGCGCGCCCCTTTTGGATTTGGGTCCAGTTCTGGACCAAACCCTGGTGCAACAAAACGAAAAACGCTTTTTGCTTTCCTTCAAGGAATAATCATGACCGAAAACAAGACTCTGAGCCTGTCCGTGGTCAGCGGCAAGGGCGGCGTGGGAAAAACCAATATCGCCTTGAATCTGGGCTTTGCCTTGAACGAGCTGGGGCATCGGCTAGTCCTCCTGGACGCGGATCTGGGCTTGGCCAACCTGGACGTGCTTTTGGGCATTTCTCCGGAAAAAAATATCCAGGACCTGATCGCGGGTGAAGACGCGGCCAACGTGGTCGTGTCCCTGACCGAGGATGGCTTCGTGCTTCTGCCCTCGGCGTCGGGCGTCGCCGAACTGGTGGAGATGGACGAAGACATCCAAAGCGTGCTCCTGGGCAAGCTGGATGAACTCTTTCACCAGTACGATTTTCTCGTCCTGGACCTAGGCGCGGGTATCAGTCCCACGGTCCTGTCCTTTGCGGCCATGCCCCAGGAACGGGTCGTGATCATCACCCCCGAACCCACGTCCCTGACCGACAGCTATGCCCTGATCAAGGTTCTGAACAACCAACGCCAGATCAAAAATTTCCATGTTATCGTCAACATGGCCGAATCGACCAAGGAAGCCCGCCTCGCCTTTGACCGGCTGGCCCAGGCCTGCGACCACTTCCTGAACCTGCCCATCCATCTCCTGGGCATCGTGCACAAGGACCCCATGGTCACGGAATCCGTCCGTCATCAAGTACCGTTG contains:
- a CDS encoding GGDEF domain-containing protein, with the translated sequence MARDLKFHAIALALVRLIRQDRSWPTVLDRIKLTDWIVLPLRRNKFPALNTIKEYIEKLTHMQGHDALTGLANRRGFDQALALEVERSARFKTPLSLCILDLDDFKGINDTHGHPCGDKILQAMGEILLTETRMIDVAARIGGEEFALLLPGTGLARAQKLLERVLESIRAARVRCGATELAITASMGVASYRGKEVPDPVKLVAEADKALYRAKHAGKNRLECAPLLDLGPVLDQTLVQQNEKRFLLSFKE
- a CDS encoding MinD/ParA family protein, whose amino-acid sequence is MTENKTLSLSVVSGKGGVGKTNIALNLGFALNELGHRLVLLDADLGLANLDVLLGISPEKNIQDLIAGEDAANVVVSLTEDGFVLLPSASGVAELVEMDEDIQSVLLGKLDELFHQYDFLVLDLGAGISPTVLSFAAMPQERVVIITPEPTSLTDSYALIKVLNNQRQIKNFHVIVNMAESTKEARLAFDRLAQACDHFLNLPIHLLGIVHKDPMVTESVRHQVPLLKFAPDCQASRDIREIARKIVERRSRLKDLIARSPILKPLA